CCAAAGTGCTAACCTGCTCGTTGGATGTGGAGGAGATGCTTGACTCCGCCTCTTCCTGTCTGTCTTCTTGTCTTTCGTGCCTCTCCGACCGGTCATGCTTTTCTTCTGGCTTCCCCTTCCAGGTACGGCCCTCCCTCAGGAACCGCTGGTGAAGCTCCAGCTCATCGCACGCCTTTTTCCAGCCCGAGCTGCGCTTCACCTGCAGCTGCTGTACACTGACTGTGATCTCCTGGATGTTGTCAGAAGGAATCCATGCcctgcagcaaaacagacatgAGCCTGCTAGTTTCACAAGCTAGTTTCCCACTATTTTATCAGTGTCTTGAAATTTGGAATGACATTGCTGTGTATAAGGAGATCacaaacctctcggatttcatcaaaaatatctttatttgtattccgaagatgaacgaaggtcttacaggtttggaacgacatgatggtgagtaattaatgacagaaatttcattcttgagtgaactaaccctttaaagccatTTAAGTGCCACAAGACAAACGAGAAAATGCTGTCTGAGAATGTTGTGTctgtgtgacacacacacacacacacacacacaacttgtATGCACAGAAAGGCGTGCACCAGTatcgagttctctttcacgctTGAACAAACAACACCACACAGAATTATGCCACAGTTGTGTCGAGTCTCCTCATAAAAGCAGTCATAAATGAGTTAAATAACGCCATAAACGAACTTAAAGAGAAAATGAGATGCGTGTCAGATCCGCGTCATGTTCGGCAGcggcaggtcttaaagtgacaacagCCTAATAAACTGGTTGCTGTGATGTGTCATTAATGtcattcaaaacaaaacaaaggtaACGGataaaattgtacctttaataaggattaatctatattttatttataatttatgcagtgaatactgtaaagtgtttgataactttattcaatttctgcaTATTTCCTACCTGTTAGACAGGTATGTAAGGcacaggtaaatatgacatttattaaaatgggtttatgtgaagattgttttaagttctcttaaattaagttattttttaaagcctaataaaagttaaaattgATAGGTGTAAGTTATACCGTAATGTTAAATGCCTATAATTAttgtttaacaaaaaaaaaaaaaaaagagagacatCAGTACCAGTAATAGTATAAGTGATACTagccttcattcataaaaagatgccattaaacaaatatttaaaatataccgtctttaagttgtttctacattaatttgcagagcaactgtgaaattattacaatataaaaatattgaaaactttataattacagaaaaaaaaaaatgtgtgattgattagttaatttttttgaatCAATTGACAGCTTTAATGTAAAGATTGTATTATGTTGTGAATTTTTGATATATCGTTCAGCTGTAATTCTGAGTCAATAATCTAGTTTAGTATATAGGATGAACTTCTGAAGTCTCATTGTTCATGTTCCTGTTATAACCTGAGGCTCACCTTTGGTGCTGGTGACCAAAGAACCGAACATCCACCTGGCTGCCCTCCCTCTGCATCACCTTGGCAGGCCAGTAACCAAAACCCTTCATCCTGGCCCAAACCAGCTCATGATTCGGACTCTGATCACAGACAAATATTGTTTATACACTCACATAATCACACATAAATCTGCaggaatgagtgtgtgtgtgtccgtgcTTACACATGGGTAACAGAACCAGTTGTCGGGTCGTGCATTCGAGAGATAGAAGCAGTGTCTGCACAACATTAACTCGTTCAGCTGGAACAAATAAACAATTGCACAATTCATTGTTCAAAAAGGGCGCAAAATCTTTTACACATTATTAACATAAGAATGTCAAAAACCTAAACAGCAAAGCTTAAACATGTTTGTGAAGTGCATTAAACAAGCTTAAAATTCCAACTGTTTGCTCAGTCTGACCTCATGGCATGTGTCGTTGTAGAGAAGTCTCGCAATTTCAGTCTGATCGCTGTTTACTGTTGACAGAGAATGTGGAATCGGTCAAGTTGACACTTGAGTTGAGTGTACGCATGCCGTTTCATAAATCACACTGACGACTGCGGTACAATAGCCCTCACCTCCGTGTAGAATGGCTGTGTTGTGAACTATAAGCTGAGCGTCAGCCCTGAACTCCTCAAAGCTCTTGTACTTCCCCTCTGAGATGTTCTGTAAGAGAACAGAAGACACATGAGAACGTGCCGAGGcttatggaacatgatctttgaATAGTTTCTACTAGTGTGTGTCCTGTGTACCTCTTGTATGTTCTCCACATCCAGAGGTGTGTGGATCAGTCTTCTGTACACGGGTTGCTTTGACTCCTTGCCTCTCTTGTGCAGGTCCACAGCCTGAAAGAAGATCAGGAGGAGGAAGAAATCTGCTTCACAACTCAATAGAAAAAAAGCATGtgggaaaaaaagcttcatttCTACATGATTTAGAGTGAAAAAGTGTGAAGAAAGTGTGAAACGCACCCTTTCCTTCATGCGTCCAAGAATGAACTTCAGGTATGTTGTCATTTCCTGTTTGTTCAAATTCTTCCTTTTACTGCCCTGTTAGTAAACATCACCACAAGAAACTAATGACTCAATAACCACATCATTATATTTGCTAACTTGCTCTTAAAATGCAACTGGGCTTTTTAAATGGTCATAAAACCAcatcaaaaacacaaatttcaaATTCTTGAATTTACACAAAcgctattttttaaagaaatcttttatgctctccaaggctgcattaaattgatcaacaatacaataaaacagtaatatgttggattattattaaaattaaagtaacTTAGTTAAtttttgtgatggcaaagctgaattttcagcatcaatactccatttatttatttattttgaaacacatgatccttcagaaatcattctgatatgctgagtTGGTGCTTAAGaataatttcttattatcaatgttgaaaacagttgcttaatatttctgaggaaaccgtgatacattttttcagggttcttcaatgaaattaatatttttttcaaattgaaaacttaaacatgtctttactctaacttttgatcaatataatgcattctttctgaataaaagatcaatttctttaaaaaaaaattctatgatgattattacattattacaatGTCATTACTATTtggtgaaaataaaaatatgtatttttaaaaaatcttattatatccacaataatttttttttctagttttaataaaaatcagaataaaattcttctataattattataatattgttcATTATTCTAAATATAAGCTGTTGCCAAGCAACATAACAGTCAATGGGCAAATGAATATAGCATATATCAGCTAAAATGGAAGAATTTACAATCTGAACTAGGAATTTTCTAATGATCTCTCTATACCAGAAATGCTCAAACCAGGGCCAGCAGGCCAAGTTTGGCCTTTGATTTGGGCCGCCATGCCATGAGGGGAAAAACATAACCTAGGGAAAAAACATGCCATTGAAATAGACGTGTGCTGGTATTTAGTAATACTGTTTATACTTAGGGCAATAAATATGCACAACATTGGGATGCTTCAAAAAACTGTGAATAACATATGCAGCATAAATGTTTTCCTTTCTCTGAACTTACAGTAGCGTCATTTCCATCAATGAGTCAAGATTCAGAATGTTCGAATGCCACATGCCTTTGCAACTTTTACTTTCGGCCCACAGACCCCAGTTTGCTTTTTGGCTCTTCGTTATAAAGTTTGGGCACCCCAGGGTTGTCAAACTTCGGaagtgaaattttaaaaatgtgacgataccagcatttcccttTAGCATtctgagcgctgttgagcagattcttaaagcctctgattggctattgtgttcatgtgctcaacagatatgttgTAAATAGACGTCTTTGATTCTCTACACTGGGCGCTTtcacagatacacacaggagcGTTTGTCTATCAGCGGATCCCTAATATATACACTGATAGAAGGATCTGCTGacagacgcctgctttcaaacactcccgtgTGTATCAGCATAAGCACTCGGTgagtgcgtgaacacaatggccatcagaggtgtttaagaatgcCGGTACCGTTACATTTTTGAAATTTCAGTAGTAACTTGGTACTGAactcagtacttttgacaaccatTCTCTGCTCTATACCCACCCTGCAGATGCCGCACTGCCAGTGGGAGGTTGTGTCCCGTGGCCGGTGGTCTTCAGACAAACATCGGAGGTGGTAGACACGGAAACAGCCGTCACACTCCAGCACGTCTCCGGGAAGGTGACACTCAAAGCAGTACCAGTCATGACTTTCTGCTTCCCAGTCCTGAAACACACAGAGTATAGTAATGCACATCCCCGCCCACCTGGGCCACCACCAAGCTCCCGGGAACAACACCACTGATCCAGAAAAGCTTTGTCCTTTTAATAACCTGCAAATAAAATCTTAGGAAATAGCTTTAAGATCAGCCCTCTTACTTTGAAATGCTTTTTTTAGACTCTGGAGTTTCTCTAAAATTAGTGACCAGAGCCCTGAGAGgcaaataataatgtttaatgtaaAATCACTACAAACATTACTTTCACATGCATACATTATATTAAAGTATGTATACTGtgtgtattttgtttattttatttatattatattatatatattatatataatataaatcaaCGTTAGAAGCTGAGAAAACAGAGTATGAGAGCTGTTCTTAAATGATTAGCAGTATTTCAAAAGCACAGAGAGAGCAAAAGTATAAAACCCCCCACTCATTAgttataataaagaaaaaaaacattaatcaaaAGATTGTAGGAgtttaatatgtttatattaaACATAGGCATGTTACATTTTTGCATTATGGTTCAATTTAAATGGccattttttcatgtttttacaaTTGAAATGAAATGTTTCTGAACAATACGTGCTTGAATAAAGCCCTTCAACATGGATTAAACACTTTCAAAGACTATGAAAGCTA
The nucleotide sequence above comes from Chanodichthys erythropterus isolate Z2021 chromosome 23, ASM2448905v1, whole genome shotgun sequence. Encoded proteins:
- the zmynd11 gene encoding zinc finger MYND domain-containing protein 11 isoform X5 — its product is MSRVVKKRQADPKVVQYVWSAIEVIRNQKQIANMDRISKYLSRVYGMHPKDTARQLVLAVKDGLVVETLTVGCKGSKAGIEQEGYWLPGDEMEQMSEGSKPSLPSDALFQDDWEAESHDWYCFECHLPGDVLECDGCFRVYHLRCLSEDHRPRDTTSHWQCGICRGSKRKNLNKQEMTTYLKFILGRMKERAVDLHKRGKESKQPVYRRLIHTPLDVENIQENISEGKYKSFEEFRADAQLIVHNTAILHGVNSDQTEIARLLYNDTCHELNELMLCRHCFYLSNARPDNWFCYPCSPNHELVWARMKGFGYWPAKVMQREGSQVDVRFFGHQHQRAWIPSDNIQEITVSVQQLQVKRSSGWKKACDELELHQRFLREGRTWKGKPEEKHDRSERHERQEDRQEEAESSISSTSNEQSKGNQEPKAKKSRRSQVAEPKEEEPEPEMEAVSSSQEIPTAVPHQPERMSVSTQTKKSGSPSSSSSPAPRMVHRGTQTVNEGNCQNMCHDKYTKIFSDVKEMMKAENKRETERVLKEALDKPHCWWKGGKNRSKLSNVVVLTVAR
- the zmynd11 gene encoding zinc finger MYND domain-containing protein 11 isoform X3, which gives rise to MHPKDTARQLVLAVKDGLVVETLTVGCKGSKAGIEQEGYWLPGDEMEQMSEGSKPSLPSDALFQDDWEAESHDWYCFECHLPGDVLECDGCFRVYHLRCLSEDHRPRDTTSHWQCGICRGSKRKNLNKQEMTTYLKFILGRMKERAVDLHKRGKESKQPVYRRLIHTPLDVENIQENISEGKYKSFEEFRADAQLIVHNTAILHGVNSDQTEIARLLYNDTCHELNELMLCRHCFYLSNARPDNWFCYPCSPNHELVWARMKGFGYWPAKVMQREGSQVDVRFFGHQHQRAWIPSDNIQEITVSVQQLQVKRSSGWKKACDELELHQRFLREGRTWKGKPEEKHDRSERHERQEDRQEEAESSISSTSNEQSKGNQEPKAKKSRRSQVAEPKEEEPEPEMEAVSSSQEIPTAVPHQPERMSVSTQTKKSGSPSSSSSPAPRMVHRGTQTVNEGNCQNMCHDKYTKIFSDVKEMMKAENKRETERVLKEALDKLRGEMEEEKRQAVNKAVSSTQAEMERKCKQVKEKCKEELMEEMKKMVAQHKQLISQTKKKQWCYNCEEEAMYHCCWNTSYCSIKCQQEHWHADHKRTCRRKR
- the zmynd11 gene encoding zinc finger MYND domain-containing protein 11 isoform X4, which gives rise to MSRVVKKRQADPKVVQYVWSAIEVIRNQKQIANMDRISKYLSRVYGMHPKDTARQLVLAVKDGLVVETLTVGCKGSKAGIEQEGYWLPGDEMEQMSEGSKPSLPSDALFQDDWEAESHDWYCFECHLPGDVLECDGCFRVYHLRCLSEDHRPRDTTSHWQCGICRGSKRKNLNKQEMTTYLKFILGRMKERAVDLHKRGKESKQPVYRRLIHTPLDVENIQENISEGKYKSFEEFRADAQLIVHNTAILHGVNSDQTEIARLLYNDTCHELNELMLCRHCFYLSNARPDNWFCYPCSPNHELVWARMKGFGYWPAKVMQREGSQVDVRFFGHQHQRAWIPSDNIQEITVSVQQLQVKRSSGWKKACDELELHQRFLREGRTWKGKPEEKHDRSERHERQEDRQEEAESSISSTSNEQSKGNQEPKAKKSRRSQVAEPKEEEPEPEMEAVSSSQEIPTAVPHQPERMSVSTQTKKSGSPSSSSSPAPRMVHRGTQTVNEGNCQNMCHDKYTKIFSDVKEMMKAENKRETERVLKEALDKKATLLVERGEKSQQTQQCGRPYSCEVRWKRRKGRQ